Proteins encoded by one window of Flagellimonas lutaonensis:
- a CDS encoding serine hydrolase domain-containing protein: protein MKITVKAILLKFILLVFLPVFGQEMYFPKRNADWKKFEKSTYNESVLQDAVNFALQNEYSGSKDLRQAILKGFEREPFHEILGPTKKRGAPAGMILKNGYLVTSWGDTKRVDMTFSVTKSFLSTVAGLAVDAKLIADVNDKVGNYVWDGTFDGEHNNKITWEHLLQQNSDWSGELWGLKDWADRPPREGSLDDWKFRKLQEPGTVMEYNDVRVNVLAYSLTHVWRKPLPLVLKEKLMDRIGASTTWRWYGYDHAWTTIDGLKMQSVTGGGHSGAGMFISTEDMARFGLLFLNNGQWNNQQLLSKEWIELATTPSVPNVNYGYMWWLNEKEGDRHWEGVPEHVFYAAGFGGNFIVIDQQNGLVIVTRWLEPSKIGEFVRQVYKTF from the coding sequence ATGAAAATCACTGTTAAAGCTATCCTTTTAAAATTCATACTGTTGGTTTTCTTGCCAGTATTTGGACAAGAAATGTATTTCCCCAAACGGAATGCCGATTGGAAAAAGTTTGAAAAAAGCACTTATAACGAATCCGTTCTGCAAGATGCGGTCAACTTTGCTCTGCAAAACGAATATTCAGGAAGCAAAGATTTACGCCAAGCGATTCTAAAGGGATTCGAACGGGAGCCTTTTCATGAAATTCTTGGGCCTACCAAAAAACGGGGTGCCCCTGCGGGAATGATTCTCAAAAACGGATACCTTGTCACTTCTTGGGGCGATACCAAACGGGTCGATATGACCTTTAGTGTCACCAAAAGCTTTCTCTCGACCGTGGCCGGTTTGGCCGTGGATGCCAAGCTGATTGCAGATGTCAACGACAAAGTGGGAAATTATGTTTGGGATGGTACTTTTGATGGCGAGCACAACAATAAAATCACTTGGGAGCATCTTTTGCAGCAAAATTCCGATTGGTCGGGCGAACTCTGGGGACTCAAAGATTGGGCCGACCGACCTCCACGTGAGGGCAGCCTCGATGATTGGAAGTTCCGTAAACTCCAAGAACCGGGCACGGTGATGGAGTACAACGATGTACGGGTGAACGTTTTGGCCTATTCGTTGACCCATGTTTGGCGAAAACCGTTGCCGTTGGTGCTCAAAGAAAAGCTAATGGACCGAATTGGTGCCTCGACCACATGGCGTTGGTATGGCTATGACCATGCGTGGACGACCATCGACGGACTCAAAATGCAATCGGTCACGGGCGGCGGCCACTCAGGGGCGGGCATGTTCATCAGCACCGAAGACATGGCCCGTTTTGGTCTGCTCTTTCTCAACAACGGTCAATGGAACAACCAACAGCTGCTCAGCAAAGAATGGATTGAACTGGCCACTACGCCCTCAGTACCCAACGTCAATTATGGCTATATGTGGTGGTTGAACGAAAAGGAGGGCGATCGCCATTGGGAGGGCGTGCCCGAGCACGTTTTTTATGCCGCAGGCTTTGGCGGCAACTTTATTGTCATCGACCAGCAAAATGGTCTTGTCATCGTCACCCGTTGGTTGGAACCCTCTAAGATTGGGGAATTTGTGAGGCAAGTGTATAAGACTTTTTAA
- a CDS encoding helix-turn-helix domain-containing protein, protein MKQPELGLKIEALRKEKGLTQEELVERCNINVRTLQRIENGEVTPRSYTVKTILSALDEDYETLQVTEDQNPDFVLNVSKKEAKSVHTLLTLAMVSGVLYLITSSMEGVIDYFRFYEDELVFGTIGSVVLKIFSMLFYAAMVYGFLISGKLLKNYLMKIASVLLLIGCVLFYLFDIVSFFNDFLTFEVVILAEAISWGTLGILFGISIIKTNKIMRPLSFFAGGMEVLASFFLLTVVLSLLGWILQLPAVILEVLFLYRVSQRVKQGNH, encoded by the coding sequence ATGAAACAACCTGAACTGGGACTCAAAATAGAGGCCCTTCGAAAAGAAAAGGGACTCACCCAAGAAGAATTGGTAGAACGCTGCAACATCAATGTACGCACTTTACAGCGTATTGAAAATGGTGAGGTTACCCCAAGAAGTTATACCGTAAAGACCATTCTATCGGCCCTTGATGAGGACTATGAAACACTTCAAGTAACGGAAGACCAAAACCCTGATTTCGTATTGAACGTCTCAAAAAAAGAGGCCAAATCGGTACATACTTTGCTCACCTTGGCCATGGTGTCGGGTGTTTTGTATTTAATCACCAGTTCGATGGAGGGTGTCATCGACTATTTCAGGTTTTACGAAGATGAATTGGTGTTTGGCACCATTGGCTCAGTAGTGCTCAAAATTTTCTCTATGCTCTTTTATGCCGCCATGGTCTACGGATTTCTCATTTCAGGAAAACTGCTCAAAAACTATTTGATGAAGATTGCCTCAGTACTCCTATTAATAGGCTGTGTGCTATTCTATCTATTTGATATTGTTTCCTTTTTCAACGACTTCCTAACATTTGAAGTGGTCATATTGGCAGAGGCCATCAGTTGGGGCACGTTGGGCATTCTGTTCGGGATCTCAATCATAAAAACGAACAAAATCATGCGTCCTCTCAGCTTTTTCGCAGGAGGTATGGAGGTACTGGCATCATTCTTTTTGTTGACCGTGGTATTATCACTGCTTGGTTGGATATTGCAGTTACCCGCGGTTATTCTAGAAGTGCTCTTTCTATATAGGGTCAGTCAGCGGGTCAAACAAGGTAACCACTAA